The following coding sequences lie in one Fusibacter sp. A1 genomic window:
- a CDS encoding peptidylprolyl isomerase, with product MADGKTMTLELYPSIAPNTVANFVELAESGYYDGLIFHRIIKGFMIQGGDPDGTGMGGPGYGIKGEFTKNGFENKLSHLPGVISMARSQMPDSAGSQFFIVHEDASFLDGDYAAFGKVIEGMDVVEVLANVATEKPSDRPLEEQVMASVKVDRNGYELPEVIKIN from the coding sequence ATGGCGGACGGCAAAACAATGACGCTTGAGCTTTACCCGAGCATCGCGCCAAACACGGTGGCGAATTTTGTCGAACTTGCAGAATCCGGATATTATGACGGCCTGATCTTCCACCGTATCATCAAGGGATTCATGATCCAGGGCGGTGATCCGGACGGAACTGGAATGGGTGGACCTGGTTACGGCATCAAAGGCGAGTTTACAAAAAACGGTTTTGAAAACAAGCTGTCCCATTTGCCTGGGGTCATTTCGATGGCAAGGTCCCAGATGCCTGACTCGGCAGGATCGCAGTTCTTTATCGTACATGAGGACGCATCATTCCTTGATGGCGACTATGCGGCGTTCGGTAAAGTGATCGAGGGCATGGATGTCGTCGAGGTGCTTGCGAACGTGGCGACAGAAAAACCAAGTGACAGACCGCTTGAAGAGCAGGTCATGGCAAGCGTCAAAGTCGACCGTAACGGTTACGAGCTGCCAGAAGTGATCAAAATCAACTAG
- the grxC gene encoding glutaredoxin 3, which translates to MSKKVEIYTWTFCPYCVRAKQLLEQKGVAYTEFKIDNDRAKLQELKKQTGSGSVPQIFVDDKFIGGCDDIYDLDRKGEFDALFL; encoded by the coding sequence ATGAGTAAGAAAGTAGAAATCTACACATGGACGTTCTGTCCGTACTGCGTAAGGGCGAAGCAGCTACTTGAACAGAAAGGTGTGGCTTACACTGAGTTCAAGATCGACAACGACCGTGCGAAACTGCAAGAACTAAAAAAACAGACGGGTTCAGGATCGGTACCGCAGATTTTTGTCGATGACAAGTTCATCGGCGGTTGCGATGACATCTACGACCTGGACCGAAAAGGCGAGTTTGACGCGCTATTCTTATAA
- a CDS encoding ABC-F family ATP-binding cassette domain-containing protein: protein MSILTVKNLTHGFGARAIFDDVSFRLLKGEHIGLFGANGEGKSSFMNIITGKLEPDEGTIEWSKRVRVGYLDQHTVLQPDQSMRDVLKGAFQYLYDLESEMNAMFEQMGEVDEKGLASLLDDTGQIQDILEHNDFYQIDSKVEEVARGLGLVDIGLDRLVNELSGGQRAKILLAKLLLEKPDILLLDEPTNHLDEAHIEWLRRYLQNYENAFILISHEIPFLNSVINLIYHMENQKLDRYVGDYESFKAVHEAKKSQMESAFKRQQQEIAQLEDFVARNKARVSTRNMAMSRQKKLDKMDRIELAREKPKPEFNFKQGKTSGKELFTTKELVIGYDEPLSRPLDLRMERGQKIALVGANGLGKTTLLRSILGEIPPVSGEVTLGHGLQIGYFEQEIKGDNRNTCIEEVWQEFPSLTQFEVRAALAKCGLTTEHIESMVMVLSGGEQAKVRLCKLMNRESNFLVLDEPSNHLDIEAKEELKRALNAYKGSILLISHEAEFYKDVVSEVWNCEDWTTKIV from the coding sequence ATGAGCATATTGACAGTAAAAAACCTAACCCATGGATTTGGGGCACGTGCTATTTTTGATGATGTCTCCTTTAGACTGCTAAAGGGAGAGCACATCGGCCTTTTTGGTGCAAACGGCGAGGGAAAATCTTCCTTCATGAACATTATCACAGGAAAACTAGAACCGGACGAAGGCACGATCGAATGGTCCAAACGCGTTCGTGTGGGATACCTCGATCAGCATACGGTATTGCAGCCGGATCAGTCGATGAGGGATGTGCTTAAGGGGGCTTTCCAATACTTATATGATCTGGAATCTGAAATGAACGCCATGTTCGAACAGATGGGCGAAGTGGACGAAAAAGGACTGGCATCGCTTCTTGACGACACAGGACAGATTCAAGATATTCTTGAGCATAACGACTTTTATCAGATCGATTCCAAAGTGGAGGAGGTCGCTAGAGGACTAGGTCTAGTGGACATCGGACTCGACAGGCTTGTCAATGAGCTTTCAGGCGGACAGAGGGCTAAGATACTTCTAGCCAAACTCCTGCTTGAGAAGCCGGATATCCTTCTACTGGACGAGCCTACAAACCACCTTGACGAAGCCCATATCGAATGGCTGAGACGTTATCTTCAAAATTATGAGAACGCCTTCATCCTGATTTCACACGAAATCCCATTCTTGAACAGCGTCATCAACCTGATCTACCATATGGAAAACCAGAAACTGGACCGTTACGTCGGCGACTACGAGAGCTTTAAAGCCGTGCACGAGGCAAAAAAATCTCAGATGGAATCCGCATTTAAAAGACAGCAACAGGAAATCGCCCAACTAGAGGATTTTGTCGCTCGGAACAAGGCGAGGGTCTCTACAAGAAATATGGCGATGTCAAGGCAGAAGAAACTCGACAAGATGGACCGTATCGAACTTGCAAGGGAGAAGCCGAAGCCTGAATTCAACTTCAAGCAAGGAAAAACTTCGGGCAAGGAACTGTTTACAACAAAAGAACTTGTCATCGGTTATGACGAACCACTTTCAAGACCGCTGGACCTTCGTATGGAGCGCGGCCAGAAAATCGCCCTTGTCGGAGCGAACGGACTTGGTAAGACCACGCTCTTGCGAAGTATTTTAGGAGAAATTCCGCCTGTATCTGGAGAAGTGACCCTAGGACACGGATTGCAGATCGGTTATTTCGAGCAGGAAATCAAGGGTGACAATCGAAACACATGCATCGAAGAAGTATGGCAGGAGTTTCCTTCACTAACACAGTTTGAAGTGCGGGCAGCGCTTGCAAAATGCGGTCTGACCACAGAGCATATAGAAAGCATGGTCATGGTTCTCTCTGGTGGCGAGCAGGCAAAGGTAAGACTTTGCAAGCTGATGAACAGGGAATCCAACTTCCTTGTGCTGGATGAGCCGTCCAACCACCTGGATATTGAGGCTAAAGAAGAATTAAAAAGAGCGCTGAACGCATATAAGGGCAGCATACTTCTTATCTCCCACGAAGCGGAATTCTATAAAGATGTCGTTTCAGAAGTATGGAACTGTGAGGACTGGACTACTAAGATCGTCTGA
- a CDS encoding HD-GYP domain-containing protein codes for MRYMPVDFLKETHMLAQPIYDTNFNEQLLATSDLTTSRIKALKRLGYYSVYIRDEKYASDEQSVTTEMLRNLYVEVAHVFTIIKTSSKLISKNKIGLLSIDQAKHLEESFNVLMKIGEEVILYLLKDRSPNIHLFETKSIDLYSIQHAVHTSIYAVKMGLKRNLNMRALKNLFIGAILHDIGYMLIHDFDTTKIGLLNESQKELQSKHAQFTVDILNQCNNITSVTKTICLQHHEKEDGTGYPNRLDSKSINPLTKLLAISITYDALTSDRPFRPAYPIHKAIQIVKNQVGTAYDSLSFELLEEMIVPFPIGTVVKINNELGTITSYETQPKYPVVVMEDGQTVKLTDYRSMSIGLNYRDT; via the coding sequence ATGCGCTATATGCCGGTCGATTTTTTAAAGGAAACACATATGCTTGCCCAGCCGATCTACGATACCAATTTCAATGAACAGCTGCTTGCGACAAGCGACCTAACCACCTCACGTATCAAGGCACTCAAACGGCTGGGGTATTATTCTGTTTATATCAGAGACGAAAAGTATGCCTCGGATGAGCAGAGTGTCACTACTGAAATGCTCCGAAACCTATATGTGGAGGTCGCACACGTCTTTACGATCATAAAAACGAGTTCAAAACTGATCAGCAAGAACAAAATCGGCCTGCTCAGCATCGATCAGGCGAAACATCTTGAAGAGTCCTTTAACGTGCTTATGAAAATCGGCGAGGAGGTCATTCTTTATCTCTTGAAGGACCGCTCTCCCAACATCCATCTCTTCGAGACAAAATCGATTGATCTGTATTCGATTCAGCATGCGGTGCATACCTCCATTTACGCCGTCAAAATGGGGCTTAAGAGGAATCTCAACATGAGAGCGCTTAAAAATCTCTTTATAGGGGCAATCTTACACGATATAGGGTATATGCTGATCCATGATTTTGATACGACAAAAATCGGTCTTCTGAATGAATCTCAAAAGGAGCTGCAGTCAAAGCACGCCCAGTTCACTGTCGACATACTCAACCAGTGCAACAACATAACGTCTGTCACTAAAACCATCTGCTTGCAGCATCACGAAAAAGAGGATGGCACGGGCTATCCCAACCGACTCGACAGTAAGTCGATCAACCCTTTGACAAAGCTGCTTGCGATTTCCATCACCTACGACGCTTTGACCTCGGATAGGCCTTTCAGACCGGCATATCCGATTCACAAGGCGATACAGATAGTAAAAAACCAGGTCGGCACCGCCTATGACAGTTTGTCTTTCGAGTTGCTAGAAGAGATGATTGTTCCTTTTCCAATAGGAACCGTTGTCAAAATCAACAATGAGCTGGGTACGATCACCAGCTATGAGACACAACCGAAATACCCGGTGGTTGTCATGGAAGACGGCCAAACGGTAAAACTGACTGACTATAGGTCCATGTCTATCGGACTCAATTACAGAGACACTTAA
- a CDS encoding DegV family protein, translating to MFKIISDSTCDLSDALIKQYQIGIAPLKIVIDGVTYSDRVDMFPEQFYGMIEGLKTPATTAMPSPDVFLKLMVEAMESGHKEILCITMSSGTSGSYQSATIARDMFYETYDEKDVKIHIVDSLCMSHGSGYLILKSAKLREQGMSFEDVVRFNETFKKHVKHFLSVDDLDHLIRSGRLTNASAMIGKLLKIKPIMSMRDGKGAIVAKERGRKGVMRHMIKAFNQRVDNELTDFIIVGFTSDRAYAENLKSQILSETEFKGDILIEQMGVAVGVHVGLGGLSMYFIEKDRQRDGLLSNELENMKAMKEEMKEKLNTLKQKSGH from the coding sequence ATGTTTAAAATTATTTCAGATTCAACCTGTGATTTATCAGATGCGCTAATCAAGCAGTATCAAATAGGAATCGCACCGCTTAAGATTGTAATCGACGGTGTTACCTACTCAGATCGTGTGGATATGTTTCCTGAACAGTTTTATGGGATGATAGAGGGATTGAAAACGCCCGCAACTACTGCGATGCCTTCTCCAGACGTCTTTCTAAAGCTGATGGTAGAAGCGATGGAGTCAGGACACAAGGAGATCTTATGCATCACGATGTCTAGCGGAACCAGCGGATCTTATCAGTCTGCAACGATTGCCAGAGACATGTTTTACGAGACTTACGACGAGAAAGACGTGAAGATCCATATTGTAGACAGCCTTTGCATGAGTCACGGTAGCGGTTATCTCATACTCAAAAGTGCGAAATTAAGAGAACAGGGAATGAGCTTTGAAGATGTGGTTCGGTTCAACGAGACATTTAAAAAGCATGTGAAGCATTTTCTTTCTGTAGACGATCTAGACCACCTCATTAGAAGCGGCAGGCTGACAAATGCCAGTGCGATGATCGGAAAACTACTTAAAATCAAACCGATTATGAGCATGAGGGATGGTAAAGGCGCCATTGTGGCAAAAGAACGTGGTAGGAAAGGTGTGATGAGACATATGATCAAAGCCTTTAACCAGCGTGTGGACAATGAACTGACTGACTTTATCATCGTGGGATTCACCTCAGACAGGGCATATGCTGAAAACTTAAAATCCCAGATCTTATCTGAGACTGAGTTTAAAGGCGATATTCTAATTGAGCAGATGGGTGTTGCCGTAGGGGTTCATGTGGGCTTAGGCGGACTATCCATGTACTTCATCGAAAAGGACAGACAACGAGACGGCCTGCTTAGCAACGAACTTGAAAACATGAAAGCCATGAAAGAGGAAATGAAAGAAAAACTGAATACCTTGAAGCAAAAATCGGGTCATTAA
- a CDS encoding TldD/PmbA family protein: protein MSHLSPFLTDQKHRLRQLISDLSEEFSYVSVLGVDTAAKSYEAKRSGSAINDSIWSERGFVARVYNGNYYSEYSFNTLNEETYPSVVEKITATAKDSVKALSSKGLSHREYDLLKENELIKSSNKKVKIPPSSVGPKEKIEKMTETMDHALTLSNELVDCRVRYEEVTISKVFLSTAKDLEQSYTYSTAALIPIAVRDGNMKYSFKSLSGLKGVEILDELYACAEPAVNEVIELLGAEPVSPGEYDIICDPDMSGLIAHEAFGHGVEMDMFVKHRAKAEEFIDKRVGSDLVVMHDGATSADEVSSYLFDDEGTLGTDTKIIENGILKRGISDALSAMQLGTLPTGNGKRESYERKAYTRMTNTFFAPGKDNLEDMIKSISKGYLLEGFQSGMEDPKNWGIQCVAMKGREIIDGKITGKIVAPVFLTGYVPDLLESITMVSNDLELSGSGACGKGHKEWVKTSTGGPFIKCKGRLG, encoded by the coding sequence ATGTCCCATCTGTCACCATTTTTAACTGATCAAAAGCATCGATTAAGACAGCTGATCAGTGATTTAAGCGAAGAGTTCAGCTATGTATCTGTCCTTGGGGTTGATACTGCCGCAAAATCCTATGAAGCAAAACGTTCAGGAAGCGCGATCAACGACTCCATATGGTCTGAACGTGGTTTTGTTGCGAGGGTCTATAACGGAAACTACTACTCGGAATATTCATTCAACACCTTGAATGAGGAAACTTACCCATCGGTCGTTGAGAAGATAACCGCCACCGCCAAAGACAGTGTGAAGGCGCTTTCAAGCAAGGGCCTTTCCCATAGGGAGTACGATCTTCTAAAGGAGAACGAACTGATAAAATCAAGCAATAAGAAAGTGAAGATACCCCCTTCTTCTGTAGGTCCTAAGGAAAAGATTGAAAAGATGACTGAAACGATGGACCATGCTCTGACCCTTTCCAATGAGTTGGTAGATTGTAGAGTTCGATATGAAGAAGTGACCATCTCCAAAGTTTTCTTATCGACTGCCAAGGATTTGGAACAGAGCTATACCTACTCGACTGCCGCACTCATTCCAATCGCAGTGAGAGATGGCAATATGAAGTATTCCTTTAAGTCTCTTTCGGGCCTAAAAGGCGTCGAAATCCTAGACGAGCTATATGCGTGTGCCGAGCCTGCTGTAAACGAAGTAATAGAACTCTTGGGCGCCGAGCCAGTCAGTCCTGGCGAATACGACATCATCTGCGACCCGGATATGTCCGGGCTGATCGCACATGAGGCTTTCGGACACGGTGTGGAGATGGATATGTTTGTCAAGCATAGGGCAAAGGCTGAAGAATTCATCGACAAGCGTGTCGGTTCCGACCTAGTCGTCATGCACGACGGTGCGACCTCTGCAGACGAGGTCTCTTCCTATCTGTTTGACGATGAGGGAACACTGGGAACGGATACGAAGATCATCGAAAACGGAATCTTGAAACGTGGGATATCCGATGCGCTATCCGCCATGCAGCTCGGAACCCTACCTACAGGCAATGGAAAGCGCGAAAGTTATGAACGTAAGGCCTATACGAGGATGACCAACACCTTCTTCGCACCCGGTAAGGACAATCTGGAGGATATGATCAAATCGATTTCTAAAGGCTACCTGCTGGAAGGTTTTCAAAGTGGCATGGAAGACCCTAAAAACTGGGGAATTCAGTGCGTCGCAATGAAAGGCCGGGAAATCATTGACGGCAAGATCACAGGCAAAATCGTGGCACCGGTATTTCTCACAGGTTATGTCCCTGACCTCCTTGAATCGATCACAATGGTCTCAAACGATCTCGAGCTCAGTGGATCCGGCGCCTGCGGTAAGGGCCACAAGGAATGGGTGAAAACATCTACTGGCGGTCCGTTTATCAAATGTAAAGGGAGGTTAGGTTAA
- a CDS encoding metallopeptidase TldD-related protein — translation MLDQIKNVLLQMNTIDGWLIEEKRTQSEELFLIVDKIDMNRAKDVTKYAVTVFVDHGEDRCFRGSSKVTLLPGMDQEEIKIKLDESAYAASFVKNKTYPLVSPEASVQTASVSSFSKKDLAQWLPELIDALYKEDKLSMTTINSSEVFIIHHTIRIMNSKGVDVSYDNYNVEVEVIIDSTAGPDAVEMFDVLSFSEFNPHEIASEVSRLLIACEDRARALPTPSITVPVVLTQEAVKRFLSFYIEKSDAQMVYEGVSQWKIGMPVQGDEVRGDLITATLLKHLDNSPDQAPYDQHGKALKDTVVIEDGILKTMHGTTQYSHYLGVEPTGRMRNLSIAPGRNSEADWLSKPHIKCVSFSDFQLNPVTGDFGGELRLAYYFDGSTTKAVTGGSISGNVGKIHDEIYLSSELRQNSSFIGPKSVMIPKLTIAGT, via the coding sequence ATGCTAGATCAAATAAAGAATGTACTTTTACAAATGAACACGATTGACGGATGGCTCATCGAAGAAAAGCGGACCCAATCAGAAGAACTCTTTCTCATTGTGGATAAAATCGACATGAACCGGGCAAAGGACGTGACAAAGTACGCAGTCACCGTCTTTGTCGACCACGGCGAAGATCGTTGTTTTAGAGGTTCATCAAAAGTGACGCTTCTACCCGGTATGGACCAAGAGGAGATCAAAATCAAGTTGGACGAATCCGCTTATGCCGCATCCTTTGTGAAGAATAAGACCTACCCGCTGGTAAGTCCTGAAGCTTCTGTTCAAACGGCTTCAGTCAGCTCTTTCTCAAAAAAGGACCTGGCCCAGTGGTTGCCTGAACTCATCGACGCCTTATACAAGGAAGACAAATTGAGCATGACAACCATCAACTCATCCGAAGTCTTCATCATTCACCATACCATCAGAATCATGAACAGCAAGGGTGTGGATGTGAGTTACGATAATTACAACGTTGAAGTCGAGGTCATCATCGATTCTACAGCAGGCCCTGACGCTGTGGAGATGTTCGACGTTCTCTCATTCTCAGAATTCAACCCACACGAGATAGCAAGCGAAGTCTCAAGGCTGTTGATCGCATGCGAAGACAGGGCACGCGCGCTTCCAACTCCGTCCATTACGGTGCCGGTCGTTCTTACTCAAGAGGCGGTCAAAAGGTTTCTCAGCTTTTATATTGAAAAGAGCGACGCTCAAATGGTCTACGAGGGTGTTTCGCAGTGGAAAATCGGAATGCCGGTTCAAGGTGATGAGGTGAGGGGTGATCTGATTACAGCGACACTGCTTAAACATCTCGACAATTCCCCCGATCAAGCACCCTACGATCAGCATGGAAAGGCCTTAAAAGACACGGTGGTCATCGAAGACGGCATACTTAAGACCATGCATGGAACAACACAGTATTCCCATTATCTAGGTGTGGAGCCGACTGGTCGGATGCGTAATCTCAGCATTGCACCGGGGCGAAACTCAGAAGCGGACTGGCTGTCGAAGCCGCATATCAAGTGCGTCTCCTTCTCCGATTTTCAACTCAATCCTGTGACTGGCGATTTCGGCGGTGAACTGCGGCTAGCTTATTATTTTGATGGAAGTACGACAAAAGCAGTCACGGGAGGATCGATCTCAGGTAATGTGGGCAAAATTCATGACGAGATCTACCTTTCAAGTGAACTAAGGCAAAATAGCTCCTTTATCGGTCCAAAGAGCGTCATGATACCTAAGCTTACCATCGCAGGAACATAA
- a CDS encoding diguanylate cyclase domain-containing protein, whose protein sequence is MKVKYYIQLILIVLVFQNCIHAEPAVDFQSVFEDHGSIMMLIEPETGDIIYVNQAAVDFYRYGRDALLSMSVYELNALSEEQISAEIENAKKNEKNFFRFIHKINGGEVKYVEVYSYPIQYEGKEILFSIIHDIHDEVIREQHYDKKINFIMGVMIIGFVIQAGVVVLLFLFIRSRKKTLEALEISEKRYQELNRESEYKSYHDELTGLYNRRFFEIEVERLNRERNLPLTIIMGDLNALKLMNDAFGHRYGDEMIIAAADLLKSICRSDDILSRWGGDEFIFLLPKTDVESALLIKERIYSQCKEVFVHGIPVSFSLGICSKSIPQEDIVQIIQNAESKMYDEKLMKSMTVKNEIIDHITTLVLTKLPYQESHAQGVKDLAVRLGQSVGLENSEITQLSKLAMLHDIGLVGVDSGIIDKDEELNYDEWEAVKKHCEIGYRITSIHPDLAAIATEILYHHENFDGSGYPKGISGDEIPLHSRILRICDSYEVMVGGRRYQAAITTDQALKELKDLSGIHYDPDLVDAFLALKWHSK, encoded by the coding sequence ATGAAAGTAAAATATTACATCCAGCTGATACTTATCGTTCTAGTTTTTCAAAACTGCATCCATGCGGAGCCTGCCGTAGATTTTCAATCTGTATTTGAAGATCACGGTTCCATTATGATGCTGATAGAGCCCGAAACGGGAGACATCATCTATGTGAATCAGGCGGCCGTCGACTTCTACAGATACGGAAGGGACGCGCTTTTAAGTATGAGCGTCTATGAATTAAACGCCTTAAGCGAGGAGCAAATCTCAGCTGAGATCGAAAATGCGAAAAAAAACGAGAAGAACTTCTTCAGGTTTATCCATAAGATCAACGGTGGAGAAGTAAAATATGTGGAAGTCTATTCCTACCCCATTCAATATGAGGGAAAGGAAATACTGTTTTCCATTATCCACGACATCCACGACGAGGTGATTAGGGAACAGCACTACGACAAGAAGATTAACTTTATCATGGGTGTCATGATCATCGGTTTTGTCATTCAAGCGGGTGTGGTCGTCTTGCTCTTTCTCTTCATCAGAAGTAGAAAAAAGACATTGGAGGCCTTGGAAATCAGCGAAAAGAGATATCAGGAGCTCAACAGGGAATCGGAGTATAAGAGTTATCACGATGAGCTGACCGGTCTTTATAACCGTAGATTTTTTGAAATCGAGGTCGAACGACTGAATAGGGAAAGAAATCTGCCGCTTACGATCATCATGGGAGATCTCAATGCGCTTAAGCTCATGAACGACGCATTCGGGCATCGCTACGGCGATGAGATGATAATCGCTGCGGCGGATCTTCTAAAAAGTATCTGTAGATCCGATGACATCCTTTCGAGATGGGGTGGGGACGAATTCATTTTTTTACTTCCTAAAACGGATGTTGAGTCGGCACTTTTGATAAAGGAACGTATTTACAGTCAGTGTAAAGAGGTATTTGTACATGGCATCCCGGTTTCTTTTTCGCTTGGCATATGTAGCAAATCGATCCCGCAGGAAGATATCGTTCAGATCATACAGAATGCTGAAAGTAAAATGTACGACGAAAAGCTTATGAAAAGCATGACGGTCAAAAATGAAATCATCGATCATATCACCACCCTTGTACTCACAAAGCTTCCTTATCAGGAATCGCATGCCCAAGGTGTGAAGGATTTGGCTGTTAGGCTAGGTCAAAGCGTCGGGCTTGAAAATAGCGAAATCACCCAGCTTTCAAAACTCGCCATGCTACATGATATCGGTCTGGTGGGGGTTGATAGCGGCATTATCGATAAGGATGAGGAGTTGAACTACGATGAGTGGGAGGCGGTCAAAAAACATTGCGAGATAGGGTACCGGATAACAAGCATACACCCTGATCTCGCGGCGATAGCGACAGAGATACTCTACCATCATGAGAACTTCGATGGTTCGGGATATCCAAAAGGAATATCAGGCGATGAAATTCCGCTCCATTCGCGCATCCTCAGAATATGTGACTCATACGAAGTGATGGTCGGCGGAAGACGATATCAGGCAGCCATCACAACCGATCAGGCTCTGAAGGAACTGAAGGATCTGTCTGGAATCCATTATGATCCGGATCTGGTCGATGCCTTTTTAGCATTGAAATGGCACTCAAAATAA
- a CDS encoding M14 family zinc carboxypeptidase encodes MKTKIRFVQLLSLLFLFCGSIIFADAGELRQLEPSLDFEVQMRYDSSKINESILKLVSDYPEWASAEIIGYSLDGTPIYSLVLTADSTVYRNNPQAFHTTRKHYLFEAGTHAREVVNPIVLLKVAESYLIDIETTDYLPALSVKSLLRESVLHFVVLTNPDGFDLSKFGASALSEQGGDKAISIMRTNHFSLLKSNLNGVDLNRNFVDTYYDKLQDKWIAIWSKKNNSFISRAPSLAYYFGAAPGSEPETKALTDYLSKYDFRSVISFHSRGNIIYWRYWMHDQSFNDENFKFAKIIHQATGYQIAGTGYSEASSGYLGDYVSNMLQKPSITIETLSSDENYHTSDKDIYNRVFLEVVNIPYLVASHGNQLGYYPYRLYQNDVYVRDFQNLEYASAIAGLEGGIIVTGDGQPTFRASDLITRKEFVEALIRTTVPSLESLEPHFSDCGSSFVTKAFEMGLITDSISGKFYPDRPITTEEALVILYRYDQMLGIRTDGPWLPLYNYASMWSYKAIQHALQMNYVDRLEVLPEKLTRTTYDRLLEAYIKKEAAN; translated from the coding sequence ATGAAAACTAAAATACGCTTTGTACAGCTATTGTCATTGCTCTTTTTATTTTGCGGTTCGATCATCTTTGCAGATGCAGGTGAGTTGAGACAACTTGAGCCCTCGCTTGATTTTGAGGTGCAGATGCGCTACGATTCCTCAAAAATCAACGAATCGATTCTTAAGCTGGTTTCGGACTATCCCGAGTGGGCTTCTGCTGAAATTATCGGATACTCTCTGGATGGCACTCCGATCTACAGCCTAGTTCTGACAGCCGATTCGACCGTATACCGTAATAACCCGCAGGCCTTCCATACCACACGGAAGCATTATCTCTTCGAGGCTGGAACCCACGCGAGAGAAGTGGTCAATCCAATCGTCCTATTGAAAGTGGCTGAGTCCTATCTGATCGACATTGAAACTACCGACTACTTGCCCGCCCTGTCGGTCAAATCCCTGTTAAGAGAAAGCGTACTGCATTTTGTGGTGCTCACAAATCCTGACGGATTCGACCTCTCAAAGTTTGGTGCAAGCGCCTTAAGTGAACAAGGAGGCGACAAGGCGATCTCCATAATGAGAACCAATCACTTTTCACTTTTAAAGTCAAACCTAAACGGTGTCGATCTCAACCGAAACTTCGTCGACACCTACTACGACAAGCTTCAAGATAAGTGGATAGCTATCTGGTCGAAAAAGAACAACAGCTTCATCTCACGAGCTCCTTCACTTGCCTACTATTTCGGAGCGGCTCCCGGCAGTGAACCTGAAACGAAAGCACTCACCGACTACCTTTCAAAATACGATTTTAGAAGTGTCATCAGTTTCCACAGTCGCGGAAACATCATCTACTGGCGATATTGGATGCATGATCAGAGCTTCAACGATGAAAACTTCAAGTTCGCCAAGATCATCCACCAGGCAACCGGCTATCAGATTGCAGGCACGGGATACTCTGAGGCGTCCAGCGGATATCTTGGAGATTACGTCAGCAACATGCTTCAAAAGCCGAGTATCACGATTGAAACGCTCTCTAGTGATGAGAATTACCACACCTCAGATAAAGACATCTACAATCGAGTGTTCTTAGAAGTGGTCAACATCCCCTATCTCGTTGCCAGTCATGGAAACCAATTGGGCTATTACCCTTACAGGCTTTATCAAAACGACGTCTATGTCCGGGATTTCCAGAACCTTGAATACGCAAGCGCCATCGCAGGGCTTGAAGGCGGAATCATCGTAACAGGTGATGGCCAACCTACTTTTAGGGCATCTGACCTGATAACAAGAAAAGAGTTTGTGGAAGCGCTTATACGTACAACCGTACCTTCACTAGAGTCCTTGGAACCTCATTTTTCAGATTGCGGGTCTTCCTTTGTAACAAAAGCGTTTGAAATGGGACTGATTACAGATTCTATCAGCGGAAAGTTCTATCCTGATCGACCCATTACTACAGAAGAAGCCCTTGTGATCCTTTATAGATATGATCAGATGCTTGGCATAAGAACAGATGGTCCATGGCTCCCACTATACAATTATGCCTCCATGTGGTCTTATAAGGCGATACAGCATGCCCTACAGATGAACTATGTCGATAGGCTTGAAGTACTTCCTGAAAAACTCACACGCACGACCTACGACCGGCTGCTTGAGGCCTATATAAAGAAAGAAGCTGCGAACTAA